One Castanea sativa cultivar Marrone di Chiusa Pesio chromosome 4, ASM4071231v1 DNA window includes the following coding sequences:
- the LOC142630531 gene encoding cyanidin 3-O-galactoside 2''-O-xylosyltransferase FGGT1-like, translating into MSDKTFHVVMYPWFAMGHLIPFLQISNNLAERGHRISFFLPTKTQAKLEPLNLHKDLISFIPISVPHVDGVPPGTETTADVPLPMHPLLMTAMDLTAPFIEASLCDLKPHFVFYDFTHWLPALARRLGIKSVLHCIISPATIGFLLSPERKLDEKPITAADYKEPPPSFPPSSIKLTPFENRHLTFGGVKQFGKGITFMERQLMSFNESDAISFKSCTEMEGPYCDYVAEQFKKPVILAGPAVPKPPTIALEEKWAKWLDSFKAKTVIFCAFGSECILKEDQFQELVLGFDLTGLPFLAALKKPMEAETIDSALPEGFEERVKGRGVVHGDWVQQQLILRHPSVGCFVTHCGSGSLSEAMVTECQLVLLPHAGDQIINARLMSEDLKVGVEVEKGEEDGLFTREGVCKAVKAVMDDDSEVGKEVRANHAKWREFLSSKGLEYSYIDNFVQKLLSLLK; encoded by the coding sequence ATGAGTGACAAAACCTTTCACGTAGTTATGTACCCATGGTTTGCCATGGGCCATCTAATTCCATTCCTCCAAATCTCCAACAATCTTGCAGAGAGAGGCCACAGAATCTCTTTTTTCCTGCCAACCAAAACTCAAGCTAAGCTAGAACCTCTCAATCTTCACAAAGACCTCATTTCTTTCATCCCAATCAGTGTTCCACATGTAGATGGCGTCCCTCCTGGTACTGAAACAACCGCTGATGTTCCTCTCCCAATGCATCCCCTCCTCATGACTGCTATGGACCTTACTGCACCCTTCATTGAAGCTTCTCTTTGTGACCTCAAACCCCATTTTGTATTCTATGATTTCACTCACTGGTTACCGGCACTGGCACGCCGGCTAGGCATTAAGTCGGTACTTCATTGCATCATTAGCCCGGCAACTATAGGGTTTTTGCTAAGTCCAGAAAGAAAACTCGATGAAAAACCCATTACAGCTGCTGATTATAAGGAACCTCCACCAAGTTTCCCACCTTCATCGATCAAGTTAACTCCTTTTGAAAATCGACATCTAACCTTCGGAGGGGTGAAACAATTTGGCAAAGGCATAACATTCATGGAACGCCAATTGATGTCTTTCAATGAATCTGATGCGATTAGTTTCAAAAGTTGCACGGAGATGGAAGGGCCTTATTGTGACTATGTTGCAGAACAATTCAAAAAACCTGTTATTCTTGCAGGGCCGGCAGTGCCTAAGCCACCAACTATAGCATTAGAAGAGAAATGGGCAAAGTGGTTGGATAGCTTCAAGGCAAAAACTGTGATATTCTGTGCATTTGGAAGTGAATGCATTTTAAAGGAAGATCAGTTTCAAGAactggttttgggttttgaccTAACAGGCTTGCCTTTTTTGGCTGCACTTAAAAAACCAATGGAGGCTGAAACAATTGACTCTGCATTGCCAGAAGGGTTTGAAGAGAGAGTAAAAGGAAGAGGGGTTGTTCATGGGGATTGGGTTCAGCAGCAATTAATACTGAGGCATCCTTCTGTAGGGTGCTTTGTGACACATTGTGGGTCTGGTTCTTTATCAGAGGCCATGGTGACTGAGTGCCAATTGGTGTTGCTACCACACGCTGGGGATCAAATTATCAATGCAAGGCTGATGAGTGAAGATCTAAAAGTGGGAGTTGAAGTTGAGAAAGGTGAGGAAGATGGGCTATTTACTAGGGAAGGTGTGTGCAAGGCAGTGAAAGCTGTAATGGATGATGATAGTGAAGTGGGGAAGGAGGTGAGAGCCAACCATGCTAAATGGAGAGAGTTCTTGTCCAGCAAAGGTCTTGAATACTCCTACATTGATAACTTTGTTCAAAAGCTGCTCTCTCTGCTCAAATAA